In one window of Henckelia pumila isolate YLH828 chromosome 1, ASM3356847v2, whole genome shotgun sequence DNA:
- the LOC140881870 gene encoding calmodulin calcium-dependent NAD kinase isoform X2 encodes MAISFPVSSDHNISSNPTYTQIILASSMGLIIAAAMHYRFKKIRDHQIIPHIKVSNTGQVVKLERFSHYVARQLGFADRKECPNLCKLASDYIRKAEGCEEELYAFFANEPDADSLFIKMVEEFERCILSYFAFHWKNASHMISQVCVQILPQRVNFQVLGAESEPKKKLKHIVMAATREQRFERVTKNLKVARVFTTLVEEMKAIGLVSLDDSQCTDVMVPMAHKDRSPVLLFMGGGMGAGKSTVLKEILKEPFWVGASGNAVVIEADAFKESDVIYKALSSAGHHDMLQTAELVHQSSTDAASSLLVTALNEGRDVIMDGTLSWVPFVVQTITMARNVHRRRYRMGAGYKDNNGVVTESYWERDEEQEQGETKKRRPYRIELVGVVCDAYLAVIRGVRRAIMCRRAVRVNSQLKSHKRFADAFITYCQLVDNARLYCTNALEGPPKLIGWKDKDKTLLVDPDEINCLKVVSKLNDKADSIFELYRRTNPAYKAGSVWKDIVLSPSRLNIQKELKYSIQKVERQRE; translated from the exons ATGGCAATATCTTTTCCTGTTTCATCAGATCATAACATCAGTTCCAATCCCACGTACACTCAAATCATTTTAGCCTCGTCCATGGGGTTGATCATAGCCGCTGCGATGCATTATCGATTCAAAAAAATAAGAGATCACCAGATCATTCCGCATATAAAAGTTTCCAATACTGGCCAGGTCGTGAAGCTTGAAAGATTCTCCCATTACGTAG CAAGACAACTGGGATTCGCAGATAGAAAAGAATGCCCAAATCTCTGTAAATTAGCTTCTGATTATATAAGAAAAGCCGAAGGGTGTGAGGAAGAATTGTACGCATTTTTCGCTAATGAACCAGATGCAGACTCCCTGTTTATAAAGATGGTAGAAGAGTTTGAGAGGTGTATTCTTAGTTATTTTGCATTTCACTGGAAGAATGCTTCCCATATGATCAGTCAGGTATGCGT ACAAATTTTGCCACAACGTGTAAATTTTCAGGTTCTTGGTGCTGAATCAGAGCCAAAAAAGAAGCTTAAACACATAGTCATGGCTGCCACTAG AGAACAGAGATTTGAAAGGGTGACAAAGAATCTGAAGGTGGCTAGAGTATTTACCACTTTAGTGGAGGAAATGAAAGCCATCGGTCTTGTATCTCTCGATGATTCACAGTGTACTGACGTGATGGTTCCGATGGCTCATAAAGACAGAAGTCCGGTTCTCCTCTTCATGGGTGGTGGAATGGGGGCCGGAAAAAGTACTGTACTGAAGGAAATACTCAAAGA ACCATTCTGGGTTGGAGCATCTGGGAATGCTGTTGTTATAGAAGCAGATGCCTTCAAAGAGTCAGATGTCATTTACAAAGCCCTAAGCTCCGCAGGACACCATGATATGCTTCAAACTGCTGAACTG GTGCACCAATCATCCACTGATGCAGCATCATCCCTCCTTGTAACCGCACTGAATGAAGGACGTGATGTGATCATGGATGGAACCCTGTCGTGGGTTCCATTTGTTGTGCAGACCATAACCATGGCTAGAAATGTTCACAGACGTCGATACCGCATGGGAGCTGGTTACAAGGATAACAACGGAGTTGTAACTGAAAGTTACTGGGAACGAGATGAAGAACAAGAACAGGGGGAAACCAAGAAGAGAAGGCCATATAGAATAGAGCTGGTGGGGGTTGTTTGCGATGCTTACTTAGCAGTTATTCGAGGTGTAAG GAGGGCTATAATGTGTCGACGAGCGGTGAGAGTAAACTCACAGCTAAAATCACACAAGAGGTTTGCAGATGCTTTCATTACCTACTGCCAACTGGTAGACAATGCTCGACTCTATTGTACCAATGCATTGGAAGGTCCTCCTAAG TTAATAGGTTGGAAAGACAAAGACAAGACTTTGCTGGTTGATCCAGACGAAATAAATTGTTTAAAAGTTGTAAGCAAGTTGAACGACAAAGCAGATTCAATATTCGAGCTCTACAGACGTACAAATCCAGCTTATAAGGCAGGTTCAGTTTGGAAAGATATCGTGTTGTCCCCTTCAAGGCTTAACATTCAGAAAGAACTCAAATACTCAATTCAGAAGGTTGAAAGACAGAGAGAGTGA
- the LOC140881860 gene encoding uncharacterized protein, with amino-acid sequence MTAADEPTLQAEAVAEPAATEPSKDEKPPGKPTKKAAASKVTKAKKPAAPRKRGSPSHPPYFEMIQDAIVTLKDRTGSSQYAITKFVEEKQKNLPPNFKKILLVQLRKLVASGKLVKVKASYKLPSGPAAPAKKKPAPAAKPKVTKPKKVTVPKAAKTKPASKAKPAAKSEAAAAPVKPKAALKRKEPEKDKSKTKAAKVSASGTPGKKKAAIAGAKKTVAKKPPVKSVKPKSVKSPAKKAAARKGKK; translated from the exons ATGACTGCCGCCGATGAACCAACACTCCAGGCCGAGGCAGTGGCGGAGCCGGCTGCCACAGAGCCGTCGAAGGACGAGAAACCGCCGGGAAAACCCACTAAGAAAGCAGCCGCTTCTAAGGTGACCAAGGCCAAGAAGCCCGCCGCGCCGAGGAAGCGGGGATCACCGTCTCACCCTCCTTACTTCGAG ATGATTCAAGATGCGATCGTGACGCTGAAGGATAGGACGGGATCGAGCCAATATGCGATCACGAAATTTGTCGAAGAGAAACAGAAGAATCTTCCACCTAACTTCAAGAAGATTTTGCTGGTTCAGTTGAGGAAGCTCGTTGCTTCTGGAAAGCTTGTAAAAGTTAAGGCCTCGTATAAGTTGCCGTCTGGCCCTGCCGCTCCGGCTAAGAAGAAACCGGCTCCCGCCGCAAAACCAAAAGTTACTAAGCCGAAGAAGGTAACTGTTCCCAAAGCAGCAAAGACAAAGCCCGCTTCCAAGGCTAAGCCTGCTGCCAAGTCGGAAGCTGCCGCTGCTCCCGTGAAGCCAAAGGCCGCGCTGAAGAGAAAGGAACCGGAGAAAGACAAAAGTAAGACTAAGGCGGCAAAGGTGTCAGCAAGTGGCACGCCGGGGAAGAAGAAGGCCGCGATCGCAGGGGCAAAGAAAACGGTGGCTAAGAAGCCTCCGGTGAAGAGTGTGAAGCCCAAGTCTGTCAAGTCTCCGGCGAAGAAAGCTGCTGCAAGAAAGGGGAAGAAATAA
- the LOC140881870 gene encoding calmodulin calcium-dependent NAD kinase isoform X1: MAISFPVSSDHNISSNPTYTQIILASSMGLIIAAAMHYRFKKIRDHQIIPHIKVSNTGQVVKLERFSHYVARQLGFADRKECPNLCKLASDYIRKAEGCEEELYAFFANEPDADSLFIKMVEEFERCILSYFAFHWKNASHMISQVLGAESEPKKKLKHIVMAATREQRFERVTKNLKVARVFTTLVEEMKAIGLVSLDDSQCTDVMVPMAHKDRSPVLLFMGGGMGAGKSTVLKEILKEPFWVGASGNAVVIEADAFKESDVIYKALSSAGHHDMLQTAELVHQSSTDAASSLLVTALNEGRDVIMDGTLSWVPFVVQTITMARNVHRRRYRMGAGYKDNNGVVTESYWERDEEQEQGETKKRRPYRIELVGVVCDAYLAVIRGVRRAIMCRRAVRVNSQLKSHKRFADAFITYCQLVDNARLYCTNALEGPPKLIGWKDKDKTLLVDPDEINCLKVVSKLNDKADSIFELYRRTNPAYKAGSVWKDIVLSPSRLNIQKELKYSIQKVERQRE, encoded by the exons ATGGCAATATCTTTTCCTGTTTCATCAGATCATAACATCAGTTCCAATCCCACGTACACTCAAATCATTTTAGCCTCGTCCATGGGGTTGATCATAGCCGCTGCGATGCATTATCGATTCAAAAAAATAAGAGATCACCAGATCATTCCGCATATAAAAGTTTCCAATACTGGCCAGGTCGTGAAGCTTGAAAGATTCTCCCATTACGTAG CAAGACAACTGGGATTCGCAGATAGAAAAGAATGCCCAAATCTCTGTAAATTAGCTTCTGATTATATAAGAAAAGCCGAAGGGTGTGAGGAAGAATTGTACGCATTTTTCGCTAATGAACCAGATGCAGACTCCCTGTTTATAAAGATGGTAGAAGAGTTTGAGAGGTGTATTCTTAGTTATTTTGCATTTCACTGGAAGAATGCTTCCCATATGATCAGTCAG GTTCTTGGTGCTGAATCAGAGCCAAAAAAGAAGCTTAAACACATAGTCATGGCTGCCACTAG AGAACAGAGATTTGAAAGGGTGACAAAGAATCTGAAGGTGGCTAGAGTATTTACCACTTTAGTGGAGGAAATGAAAGCCATCGGTCTTGTATCTCTCGATGATTCACAGTGTACTGACGTGATGGTTCCGATGGCTCATAAAGACAGAAGTCCGGTTCTCCTCTTCATGGGTGGTGGAATGGGGGCCGGAAAAAGTACTGTACTGAAGGAAATACTCAAAGA ACCATTCTGGGTTGGAGCATCTGGGAATGCTGTTGTTATAGAAGCAGATGCCTTCAAAGAGTCAGATGTCATTTACAAAGCCCTAAGCTCCGCAGGACACCATGATATGCTTCAAACTGCTGAACTG GTGCACCAATCATCCACTGATGCAGCATCATCCCTCCTTGTAACCGCACTGAATGAAGGACGTGATGTGATCATGGATGGAACCCTGTCGTGGGTTCCATTTGTTGTGCAGACCATAACCATGGCTAGAAATGTTCACAGACGTCGATACCGCATGGGAGCTGGTTACAAGGATAACAACGGAGTTGTAACTGAAAGTTACTGGGAACGAGATGAAGAACAAGAACAGGGGGAAACCAAGAAGAGAAGGCCATATAGAATAGAGCTGGTGGGGGTTGTTTGCGATGCTTACTTAGCAGTTATTCGAGGTGTAAG GAGGGCTATAATGTGTCGACGAGCGGTGAGAGTAAACTCACAGCTAAAATCACACAAGAGGTTTGCAGATGCTTTCATTACCTACTGCCAACTGGTAGACAATGCTCGACTCTATTGTACCAATGCATTGGAAGGTCCTCCTAAG TTAATAGGTTGGAAAGACAAAGACAAGACTTTGCTGGTTGATCCAGACGAAATAAATTGTTTAAAAGTTGTAAGCAAGTTGAACGACAAAGCAGATTCAATATTCGAGCTCTACAGACGTACAAATCCAGCTTATAAGGCAGGTTCAGTTTGGAAAGATATCGTGTTGTCCCCTTCAAGGCTTAACATTCAGAAAGAACTCAAATACTCAATTCAGAAGGTTGAAAGACAGAGAGAGTGA